The Pseudomonas alkylphenolica genomic sequence ACAGGCTTTCCTCCCCCTCGACCAGTAACAGATCGTTCAGGTGCACGGTGTAACTCAGGTAGCGGATGAACAGGCGTCCGTCGTTGGGGTTGTCGACGCGTACATGAAGGACGAATTCTTGCTCCAGCAGGTGCATCTTGACCGCTTCGACCTTGACCAGGCGAACCTCGGGATCGCGGTAGTCACTGTCCAGCCAACTGGCACACCCGGTCAGTTGCAGTATCAGAAAGCTGAGTAGCAACAGACGGGTCATTGGCGTTAGCTCCCCAGGTAACTGGCGCAGCACTTCTTGATGTTATGCAACAAAACACTACTAGCATGCAGTTCCATTCTCGAACTCTCCTGTGCAGACACTGTTGAGGGTAGGGCGGTACAGCTAGAGGAGTCTAGTATCGGCTGAAACTCAGCCGGCTGGCTGCCCGAAGTACTCCCTGATCTTCTCTAGCACAGATTCAGGAGCTACAAAGCTGATTTTCCCCTCCACAAGCTTGACCTCAGTCTGAGCAAGCTCTGTTTCGTCAAGGAAGCCTGCAAGCTTCTCTTGCGTGAGCCGCACGACTCCAGCATTAAGGTCAAAATTTCCACTTCGACGGATAGGCATTGTCGCTGTACTCCCCGATGGATGAGCCTTCAATGTAACAGTATTTGCTATGCCATTCTGGCACTGATGGCGGTTTGCAATGCTTGCGGATAACCTCGGTGAACTACAGATGGACGATAGCCGTTAAGGGGGCGTTATGAGACAAAGCGAAGGGAATTGGAACGAACAAGTTGCAGGTGCAGTGAACTCCTTGGCGGAAGAAATCAACGAGATCAAGAAGTTTCAGCAGGACTGTGAGCGGGACAAAGACATCGCCATGATGATGCAGATGGCTGAAAAGCAGATGACGCAGGCCACCAGCTACACGAACCTGGTCTTAGTGGCTGGGTACGCCGGATACTTCGCGTTCTGGTCAACACTGGTGACCAAGCTTCCAAGTTGGCTGTACGCTCTCAGCGGCCTGCTTGCTCTTCTATCCCTACTGCTTTTCATCTCATGGGAAGTGATCAAAATGACGTGGGGCACAGTGCACCTTAACCGCATCAACAAAATGATTCTCAAGACAGTGCGTGGGCCGAATGTTCTGAAGATCATCGATGCTGCTTCATCCTCGCACAATGTCAGGATCAACAGGCTGTGGCTGTGGTTCTTAGTGCCGACTCTCACATTTGGGATAGGTGCCGGATTGCTGTTGTTGGGGTACTTCGCTGTCGAGGTTTGGAAAACCGTTTTCTGACTCGAACCCCAGACCCCGCGCCGCGAAAGGTGGGCACATTAAGCTCGTTTTGCATTTCAGGCTGGCAAAAATACAAGGGAGCAGACTATGCCGACTATCTTCAATGAAATCATTCGCAATCGAGCCCAGAAGCTGGCTAAGGCTCACATTAAGCGGGCTTTGGACGACTTGAAGGGCGGCGGCCAGTTCAATTTCGAGGAGTGCCAACGAGAAATCCGTAACAGCTACTGGCAGCGGAAAAGCGTTAATTTCACATTCGATAACGCGTATGACGGCCCTTGGTCAGTGCTTGGAAGTGAGGATGCCATCAAGGGGTGGAGGAGGTTTGACATTCCGGCTTACCTGCAAGGCTGGCGAAACCAGATTGTGGCTCTGGCTTTCAATGGGTGGGTGAACCCGCGAGTGATTCAGCAGTACGGCTGGATTGATGAAGTGATGGGCCAGCAGTACATAAATGCCAAACACCAGCTTGACCAGTTGGATTGGGGGGGGCGCCCCCTATGACAAGAAAAGCCGGGTTGGATAACCGTGCCTCTTGCTTGGCAGGGGTAGGAAAACGGCAGCTTGTGGGCGTGACTCGGGCAAGCCTTTTTCTGGACAGACTCCAAATTCCCGCCGTGCAAAACGTCCTCATCCCTATGAAGCTTGATTTCTCTGGCCGAAATATAAGCTGGGGCGATTGGCGTTTGAAAAGTGGGTTTTGTGCGAGAGGTGTTCAACGCTTTACGACTGGCCTAAGTAGATGCTGCCGAAATCTGAAAGTAATCTGGTGCCCGTCTGTAGTATGTGCTTGCTCCGTCAGCCTATAACGGCTGGAGGCCACGGAGTAAAAGGGCTAGAGGCGAATCCATTCCGGTAGAATGTCTACTTCTGGCCGTATTAGAACGATACGCTGAGAGCCAGCATCAGGCGACGTACAGCAGTGGCGTTGAACTCGCTTCCCCTTGGGGTACGCAAGCCCTTCCTGTTCAGGCATTCAGCTACAGATTGAAGCGTGTTCACCTTGTCGTGCAGGCAGGATTTCAAGTGCGGCTCAATGTTCATTTGGTAGGTGTTGATCTTGCTCATGCGAATGTTGTTGGCTGCTGTAATGTCAGCCACTGCACGGCCTTTGGCTTGGGCTTCTGCACGATTAGCAACCTTTTGTTGTGCCACAACATCACCGGCATCTGCACGCCTCTGAAGTGATGCCAGAGCTTCCTTGGTACGGGTGGCAATGAACTCTCGTTCCTGCTGGGCGAGAGCAGCGAACAGGTGGAGTTGGAACTTATCTGCCTGTGGCATCGTGGCCACTTTGAAATCTACCTGTTCCATCAGTTGGGCAATGTGCAGCACGGAGCGGGAAAGACGATCCAGCTTGGCTACCAGCAACTGGGCGTTGTGCTGTTTACACATTGCCAGAGCTTTTGCACCTTCTGGACGATCTTCAGGGGCGAGCTTGCCCGATACCACGTCCACGAATTCACCAATGACATTCCAGTCGTTCGCTTGGGCTGCACGTAGGATGTAGTCACGCTGTGCTTCCAGACCCAGACCAGAGTCACCTTGGCTCTTGGTAGATACCCGAATGTAAGCAACAACGTTTGTCATGATGATGGCCCGTCTGTGTGTGAGGGCACTTTATCAACTGTCATCAAGAATTGTCAATTGGGAAGACGTTCGTCAGTGCAAATGATATTTTCAAGTTATCCCAAATGACAAATGGACTACTGGGGATTTGCACCAAGGAGTATTCATTCGTTTGAAATCATCGTGCAGAAATAGCTGACAGAATGTCTAGCATCTGGTGGGCGAGCAATCTGGCACGCCTGTTTGAAAGCTTTCGCTCAATTTTCAAATTCCGCGACGGAGCGAGAGAAAGCGTCTCGCTAAGCAATAACGGGTTTTCCCGGCTTGGCGTACTCAGCCTAATAGGCTGGAGGCTAATGAAATCAAGGGTTGGAGGATTTTTGGATGGAGTTGGCTGGTGACACACCTACACTAATAACCTATGTTTAGTATGGGTATATTGATGGTTTTAGAGTGGTTAATCTAGGTCTGCTCGGTGGCGTAATCCCGGTATGTTCCGGTAGCTGTATCCGGTGCTTTGCATTTCCGTCGCATTTTTATAGAGAGCGTAGAGATTCGATCCCAGACGAGATTGCTTCGGCATTGGTGTCGAGAGTCGTGAGGGTGGCCAGCACGTTGTCATGTACGGTGGTTGACCCTCGCTGACTGATCCAAAGGGAGAGTTCTTCAAGTCCTGCCCTTAGGGCGTGTTGGTTGAGTAGCAGCAGTTCCAGCGTATCGGCTGTGACCAAGCGCTTATCTTCCATGTGGGCTTCCTGATCGGTTGAGATTACGGCATCTGCATGGGCGTCAGAGCAGGTTAGAGCTCCAGTATGCCTTTCTCAAGTTCTTGCACTAGTTCGATAAGGCTGATTCCCAGAACCTTACATAGGTCGCGGAGCTGCACAATATCCAATCGACGTGTCCCGTTCTCAACGTCACTCATGAATGACTGGGGTCGACTCAGTGCCTTGGAGCAATCGACTTGGGTCAAGCCCGCCGCCTTTCTGTGCTTTCGTAGCAGATTCAGTAGGACTGTGTGTTCAGATCGATAGATCGTCTTCGGCATGGCTGGCTGGCTACAGATGGGTAGCCTCTCAACCTATATCCGGTTTTCAGATATCTGAATTTCGGATATTCTGATTTACCTAGGTATGCCATCCACGAACCACGGATAGACCATGAACGATCAGCTCTACTACCTGACCAGCCAGAAGAAGACAACGAACCACATCTTGCACCTGCTGATGTGCATCCCTACCTGTGGGTTATGGCTGTTCGTCTGGGGCATGAATATGCGTGCGAATGACTGGCACAATCGTAAGATCGACAAACAGATCAAGCAGATTCTGCAACGCAAGGCGTAGATTGATAGCCTATTAGGGAGGAAGGTCCAATCTTGCTACCCTTGCTTTCTATAGTCCCGGACTATCTCGATCACCCGTGTAAGGTCTCGTCTATTTAGTCCCGGACTGCGGATTCCACGGTCATCTGGCCACCCATTCCATGAGCATCTGACCACCGATTCCACGCTGATCCGGCCACCCATTCCACGCGCATCCGGCCACTGATTCCACGGCCATCCGGCCACTCAACCGGGCAGGCAGCTACGCAGGATTTCTTCACTACCATCGACCTCTTTTTCGAAGCAGAGAGGTCGTCGTGGAGCGTTTATCCATGCGTAAGATTCGCGAAGTACTACGTCTCAAGTTCGAGGTCGGACTATCAGCTCGCCAGATTGCGGTCAGCGTGCAGGTCGGTCGTGTCACCGTCGGCGACTACCTCAATCGTTTTGCCGCCAGTGGTCTCAGTTGGCCCTGTTCGTTGTCCGATGCCGAGTTGGAGCAGCAACTGTTCCCGCCGGCCCCGGCGGTTGCCAGCGAGAAGCGGCCTTTACCCGATTGGGCATGGGTGCATGCCGAACTGCGCCGCCCCGGGGTGACCCTGGCGCTGCTCTGGCAGGAGTACCGCCTGAGCCAGCCGCAGGGCTTTCAGTACAGCTGGTTCTGTGAGCACTACCGGGCCTGGCAGGGCAAGCTGGACGTGGTGATGCGTCAGGAGCACCGCGTCGGCGAGAAGCTGTTCGTCGACTATGCCGGCCAGACGGTGCCGGTTATCGACCGCCACAGCGGCGAGATCCGCCAGGCGCAGGTGTTCGTCGCGGTGCTCGGCGCGTCCAGCTACACCTTCGCCGAAGCCACCTGGTCGCAGCAGCTGCCGGACTGGCTAGGCTCGCATACCCGTTGCTTCGCCTTCCTCGGCGGCGTGCCGGAGATCGTGGTGCCGGACAACCTGCGCAGCGCGGTGAGCAAGGCCCATCGTTACGAGCCGGACATCAACCCCAGCTACCGCGACCTTGCCGAGCACTACGGAGTGGCGGTGGTGCCGGCGCGGGCACGCAAACCGCGCGACAAGGCCAAGGCCGAAGTCGGCGTGCAGGTGGTCGAGCGTTGGATCCTCGCGGCCCTGCGCAACCGTCAGTTCTTCTCCTTGGACGAACTCAACAGCGCCATCTCCGTGTTGCTGGAGCGGCTCAACCAACGCCCGTTCAAGAAGCTGCCGGGCTCGCGCCAGACGGCCTTCGACAGCCTGGATCGTCCGGCGCTGCGCCCCCTGCCGGAGCAACCCTACGTCTACGCCGAGTGGAAGAAAGCGCGGGTGCACATCGACTACCACGTCGAGGTCGATGGGCATTACTACTCGGTGCCGTATCAACTGGTGAAGAAGCAGCTGGAGGTGCGCCTGACGGCGCGCACCGTCGAGTGTTTCCACGCCAACCAGCGAGTGGCCAGCCACCTGCGCTCAATGCACAAGGGCCGGCACAGCACGCAGGCCGAGCACATGCCCAAGAGCCATCGCGAGCATGCCGAGTGGACGCCACAACGGCTGATCCGCTGGGCCGAGCAGACCGGGCCGAACACCGCCGGCGTGATCCGGCACATCCTCGAACGGCGCATCCATCCGCAGCAGGGCTACCGGGCCTGCCTGGGCATCCTGCGCCTGGGCAAAACCCACGGCGAAGTGCGCCTGGAGTTGGCCTGCCGTCGCGCCATCAGCCTCGGCACGTGCAGCTACAAGAGCCTCGAATCGATCCTGCGCCAGGGGCTGGAGAACCTGCCGCTGGCCCAGCAGCACCTGCCCCTGCTGCCGGACGACCACGCCAACCTGCGCGGCCCCGGCTACTACCACTGAACACAAGGAATCCCACCATGCTGCCCCATCCGACCCTGGACAAGCTGCAAACCCTGCGCCTGCACGGCATGCTCAAGGCGCTGAACGAACAACTGAAAACCCCGGACATCGACAGCCTGAGCTTCGAGGAACGCCTCGGCCTGCTGGTCGACCGCGAGCTGACTGAACGCGACGACAAGCGCCTGAGCAGCCGCCTGCGCCAGGCCCGGCTCAAGCACAACGCCTGCCTCGAAGACATCGACTACCGCAGCCCGCGCGGGCTGGATAAGGCGCTGATCCTGCAACTGAGCGGCGGCCAGTGGCTACGCGACGGCCTCAACCTGATCATCGGCGGCCCCACCGGTGTCGGTAAAACCTGGCTGGCCTGCGCCCTGGCCCACCAGGCCTGCCGAGAAGGCTACAGCGTGCGTTACCTGCGCTTGCCGCGTTTGCTGGAAGAACTGGGTCTGGCCCATGGCGACGGGCGCTTCGCCAAGCTGATGAGCAGCTACGCCAAGACCGACCTGCTGATCCTCGATGACTGGGGCTTGGCCCCGTTCACCGCCGAACAGCGGCGCGACATGCTGGAGCTACTGGACGACCGCTACGGCCAGCGCTCGACCATCGTT encodes the following:
- the istA gene encoding IS21-like element IS1491 family transposase, encoding MRKIREVLRLKFEVGLSARQIAVSVQVGRVTVGDYLNRFAASGLSWPCSLSDAELEQQLFPPAPAVASEKRPLPDWAWVHAELRRPGVTLALLWQEYRLSQPQGFQYSWFCEHYRAWQGKLDVVMRQEHRVGEKLFVDYAGQTVPVIDRHSGEIRQAQVFVAVLGASSYTFAEATWSQQLPDWLGSHTRCFAFLGGVPEIVVPDNLRSAVSKAHRYEPDINPSYRDLAEHYGVAVVPARARKPRDKAKAEVGVQVVERWILAALRNRQFFSLDELNSAISVLLERLNQRPFKKLPGSRQTAFDSLDRPALRPLPEQPYVYAEWKKARVHIDYHVEVDGHYYSVPYQLVKKQLEVRLTARTVECFHANQRVASHLRSMHKGRHSTQAEHMPKSHREHAEWTPQRLIRWAEQTGPNTAGVIRHILERRIHPQQGYRACLGILRLGKTHGEVRLELACRRAISLGTCSYKSLESILRQGLENLPLAQQHLPLLPDDHANLRGPGYYH
- a CDS encoding LEA type 2 family protein; its protein translation is MTRLLLLSFLILQLTGCASWLDSDYRDPEVRLVKVEAVKMHLLEQEFVLHVRVDNPNDGRLFIRYLSYTVHLNDLLLVEGEESLWRSVGGHARRTFKIPVRTNLWKQVKPLAKMLKNTDLPLRYRLDGELNSGLFFARELHLSRSGEIIPGDLLPE
- a CDS encoding recombinase family protein → MTNVVAYIRVSTKSQGDSGLGLEAQRDYILRAAQANDWNVIGEFVDVVSGKLAPEDRPEGAKALAMCKQHNAQLLVAKLDRLSRSVLHIAQLMEQVDFKVATMPQADKFQLHLFAALAQQEREFIATRTKEALASLQRRADAGDVVAQQKVANRAEAQAKGRAVADITAANNIRMSKINTYQMNIEPHLKSCLHDKVNTLQSVAECLNRKGLRTPRGSEFNATAVRRLMLALSVSF
- the istB gene encoding IS21-like element ISPpu7 family helper ATPase IstB, which produces MLPHPTLDKLQTLRLHGMLKALNEQLKTPDIDSLSFEERLGLLVDRELTERDDKRLSSRLRQARLKHNACLEDIDYRSPRGLDKALILQLSGGQWLRDGLNLIIGGPTGVGKTWLACALAHQACREGYSVRYLRLPRLLEELGLAHGDGRFAKLMSSYAKTDLLILDDWGLAPFTAEQRRDMLELLDDRYGQRSTIVTSQMPVDNWHELIGDPTLADAILDRLVHNAYRINLKGESMRKRTQKLTTPANPD
- a CDS encoding helix-turn-helix domain-containing protein, whose translation is MPKTIYRSEHTVLLNLLRKHRKAAGLTQVDCSKALSRPQSFMSDVENGTRRLDIVQLRDLCKVLGISLIELVQELEKGILEL